The genomic DNA caaggaaaattATTAATCAAACCTACTCGACGAACTTGAGTatcctcccctccccccttcccacccAGTCCGTGTGGTGAACGTGTTCCAGTCGCTGTTGTCCGAGTTGGCGCGGAAGAAGAAAGGCTCACACTGCATAGAGATTTTGgctgaaaacaaaattgaactGCCAATAGCACAAGGCCAAAAAATGCTGACGTGACAAAACAATTCGCTCCCGTGTTTTTTTGTAACATGTGAGAAGAAAAAGAGAGAGTAAACGCGCATCTTGCTAATGAGACCCGCCCGTTTCTTTGATTAAATGAGTGTTCCAAATTCTTTTCCAACTAAAAAAATGAAACACAAAGTTGAATTGCTATTGAAACTCGCcatatttctttccttttaaaaGTGGTCAAATGATGACATATTTCAATATTACGGTTTTgctgtgtaaaaaaaaaaaaaaaaaaaaaaggtctgcAAGACGTGTTTCGACGTTGCGGTCCATGTCATCTTCACTtgtaaatgttcgttacaattTGAATTATCTAATATACACGGGTAAGACATTTATTTAGTCCATGACTTCTCGAATTCTATATTTTCTTTGTCTATAGCTAACATCTCGAAGATGTGTGAAACTGTTTACATAGTAACCAGTACGTGGCACTTAGGACCCAAAATACTTCTTGGGATCTTGCCATGCACTTTGTTTTAATTCGAGAGCTCAGTCACCTCTCCTTCTAACCACACGTGGTTGAGTGAAGTCGGTTTCAACTTCCTTTCCTTCGCGCATGATAATATTGGTTTAAGCAAAGACTGGTGttactaaaacaaaaacaaaaacggagAGCCCTtgaacaaaacgaagacctagtGGAGTAAAAAGATGACCCAGTGCTCTAAAGCGAAGTACGGATATGATATGAATTTCGTGAGAATAGACCATGATATTCGTactctcagtattggactgaaacaagcttgcaatggaggctaatgcgggggaatcttttcaaatgcaaatactttatTTTTGAGTCCagtactgagaatacgaatatggtctattgtcaTCGCAATTATAAGGACGCGATTTAACCAGTTGGAAAGACGGCTTGAACATTCCAGGCATGAACAGGATTTGCGAAAGAAGTTATTAGCTTAAAAAACCCCTAAGAGTGATTGATTACAATTTCTCCTGACAAGCTCAATACCGGCATTGTTAAGCAGACTGGTgacgagaataaagaaatttatcaccttgtgttttctttttttgccttgATATACAGTCGACTCTCGATAACTCGAACCTTGAAGGGAAATTGAAAAAGGTTTGAGTTAACGGGagttcgagttatcgggagtAAGGAGTTAAGCTGCAAGTCTTAATGAAGATACAGTCACCGTTGTTAAATATACCCTAAACCAAAGAAACCTATGGAGCCCCATAAGGGACAcacatcatttttattttactgccaCTTTTACTGTTACTTTAAGTGCTACTTTTAGTGCCACTTTTAGTGCTCCTTTTAGTGCAACTTTTAGTGCCACTTTTAattacagaaagtatcctaaacattcataaaggTTAACCTTAGGcccaattaggcctaaacaagagtttttagggctaaggttagcttttatgaatgtttaggtcggatactttctgtattggaaaaaacaatgacctgtgacgtgtgttttgtacctgccgcccGCACGGGGAATCAAAAGTGGCACTAAAAGTAGCACTAAAAGTGGCACAAAAAGTCGCATTTAAAGTAGCACTAAAAGTAGCACTAAACGTGGCACTAAAACTAATAGTAAAAGCCggacagcaaaataaaaatgatgtCTTTCCCTTATGGGGCTCCGTAGAAACCTGAACTGAACTGACACGTTTTTGTGTATAATGATGCAAAAAAGGACCAAGATTAATTACGCGACTTCTTCAAAATAAATCAAATGTTTTGGCCCACGGTACactgtttgttttgatttttcacCTATTAAAGAGCTTGGTTCGAGTTATCGAGGGTAAAAATATACAGAGAATGACTCGAAGGGAAACtaaaatagcccactttcgatatattaaaattcagtcctaaacaaaaggcatcatctcgaggctctggggaataaactcatgcaaatacttatatttattccccaaagcTTTGAGATGAtatcttttgtttcggactgaattttaatatatcgaaatcggTCTATTGCTTTGAGTTAGCGCGAGGTTCCAGTTATCGAGGATTCGAGTGCATGACCAAGGGTAAAATTGCAGTAAAATGTATGAGGAAATCCAGGGCAAAACGATCTTGGTTCGAGcagcatagttagtagaggaaactaactaactaactaactaactaactaccTATGTTAGCACGAGGCAGTACAGTTCGAGTTAGTGAGGGTTTTGAGTTATCGGGAGTTGACCGTATGATCAAATTGCCATTACTGACATAAAAAGTCATGTATAGCAGTCAGTAATTAAGGAGAATTCatattcaaattcaaattttcagttcAGTATATTCAGGACGAAATTTAACCAGTTGCTAAGACGGTTTGAAATCTGTCAAGCTGGAACGGGACTCGAAGAATAATTAGAGTCCAACTGATAAGACCATGTTAAACAGGGATACCTTGATACACATCACAGACACCTGGTAATGCGTATCTGTCTAAGCAAGGACCAAcggcgtaaaaaaaaaaaaaaaacaggagcGCCGGAACCTGCTAAAGATCTAATCATGCAGCAATATAAATATTACAGAAAACCAAAAAGAGTAAGGCTGATTGGAAGGTGAAGGAATAGATTGCGCATAAAGCCAATACttcgaaaggcactgcctttcttTATCAGGGTGGGGACGTAGTTCATGCATGGTGTGCAGGTATCCCCTTATATACAGCTTGTTTAGTTTACTTGCTTTAGCTTCCTTTAAAACTAGCAAATTGGATACAAGCCAGACTGACAAGGATCTCGCGCCCGCTAGTGCTTACTCCCAACACAATGATCACGATACGTGTGGATGAAAGGGAGAAACTTTGGCCTTAAAACCGTCTTTTGTTCAAATTACGTGCATAATTCTCGTTACCAGTCTACTTGACAATGTATCGAGCTTGTGAGGAGAAAATTTGTATCAATCACTCTTGGAAGTGAAAGGATTAAGCCAATACTGCAAATAAACTGACAAATAAGATAATTGCTGTATACTGTTTATTTGACTGACTCGGGCTACAAGGCTTCTATTTGCCGAATAACCATAACAAGCTGCAGTATTCCACTAAAAAGAACTAGCTTAAATCTTGCCTTCAGTAATCTAAGCTCGTTCAGGATAAAGACTGAGATCCTTTGCTTAAGGGTGTGGACCAGCAGGACCATCTATTATATTGGTAAAAATCTCCATAAAGGAAACAAACGAGTAATCTGGACCATTCGGCAAATTGACAGCTTTTCTTGGATCGTGAATCAAATCTCCTTTTCCATCAAGGTTGGTGGCATTAGTTCCCCCAGGCTTTTGGGACCAGAAGCCGTTGTGATCCAAGCGATACCAATGAAAATCTTCACCTAAGcagcaaaatgaaaaacagtttgaGAATAGCAATTGAAATACAAAACTATGGGCTagttttgttttacaaaaagcACTAACGGTTCCTTAATTAAATGCGGGAATAATTTCAGCAGTCTGCCGCCACGAATGCTTGGTGGGGGTAAAAATGATTCAGAACCATAATATTATGATTAGCTGTTCAGATCGGCCAGTTTTTCGAAGTTCTGTGGATGCAGCTCAGACCGGCAAGAATCGGAAATTTCATGTCTTTTCCTTTTCTGGACTTTGCATCGGATTTCTTGGTTTTAATTACGCAAAACAATTTTGTGCATCAAGAAAGCTGTATCCAAGACTGATCTAGAGACATTTTTGACCCGAAGCAATGAAATCAATGATCGCGGTAGTGCCCCGCCGTTGTTTTCTCGCACAATGCATGACTAATTACCCAAAAAGAAACTAAATCTTCAGCTCTCATGGTATTCTTTACTAAAGAGGTATTGATTGTTTAAAACGGAAATAACCCTTTTCTAACCTTTTGCAACCACGAGTGCCACAAGGCAGTTAGGATGTTTTGGCGCTGCGGGAACGGGATCGTTTGGTCCAACGTTCAATTGCAGTAAACCATCGCTTTTCGCAGCCGCAAGAACCACTTCTGCCGTGAGTTCCTTAGCTGGCGGCAAATGATAACCACTTGCATTACCAGGCTGTGCAAAACTGTTGGTAATTTTGTCGTTTGCATAGTTGTAACAGTTGTTGTTTATTCGGACCAAAGAGTAGTCGTTCCAACGACGCAGGTTAAGTCTTGGAGCATAACCTGCGATTGGAGCCTGCGACACCTCTTGGCCCATAGCTTCCTGAGGCATATCTATCGATTCGGCGATTCCATGCTGAATCCTGTTGAGCAAGTCATCGGATATCCGCCCTTTTGGCATGGTTTCAAGGAGAAGATATTGTAGGTCCTTGGTCTCCTTGCCTACAATCAATTCGGCCTCCTTGGCATCCGACTCATGCACTAGGAAGCCTTTGTACCCAAGAGTAGCGGCCATGTGCTCACGCTGGTAGGTCATGCCAAGATCTCTGGCCTCCTGTAGATACTTTGTTACCATCTGAAAGCTCTCATGACCATAGTCAACCGTCCAAACAGGATCAGGAACACCACTGTATATCGCCAAAGTCACTTTGTACTTTCCTGCATTTTAAAGAACAAGTTTCTGTCGGTTATCAATTTCTCACGATAAACGAACCTCGTCAAACAATATGTAATGCATGAGATTTTTTTTAGTTGCACTGAAAATGTCATACATTGCCGCAACGCAGATCAGAGCGAAAACCCCAAAAGACATCAGACAGAGTTTAATTAAAGTGCTCAAttaataggacatttgcacgaagacgccatttgactacaagtacccgAATCCCTTTacgttttgcttgtctcatgctaattatagctattgttttttttacccCATTGGGAACATAAAATTTaagtaagaaaagaaaaacaaactgacttcttgtagttgtagtcaaatgacgcaaTCGTGAAAGTTGAGATTCTCCGGTGCTTTCGTAAGGTTATGTTAATAGAAAAAGAACTATAATTCCTTTGCAATCCTACCCAGCTCTTACATCGAGTTCAAATTTTCATAGATAACTGAACATACATAGAAAACTAAGTGCTGAATTCTTGAAGAATTAATTTGAAACTCAGTAGTGATGATTTTATGACCAAGATCCAAAAAATTAATCTGTAGCGAAAGATTCTGCTTCATAGAACAAGAAAGGTTTATTTTTAAGGTTAATGAAAGGGACtaataaattaaatgaattaaGAAGATCTATATTTCTTGGTTATATACTATCATTCATACCTTCAACAGGTTTGAAGCTCACCGCCACAGTGAACAACGCTGCTACAAGGTATaacatcttcatcttcataTGAACTACGAATAAGGGATTTTTCATTCAATTATATAGCTAATTATAACATCATTTACTAGCCAGCTGCCTTCTCCGTGTTTTTGCAGGTTGAGGAGTTGTTTCGAGAAGGAAGATTGGAAAATTACGTTTTAATAAAAATCGTGACACCGTGTCAATCGATAAACTAAGTTCACTGTCGCTTTTCCCAGTGAAATGGAACAGCACCCTTCTGTTCAAATACacgtttggaaaaaaaatgaaaaaaacatcaaacaactaTCAGTTTTTCCGAGAAACACAGACAACTTGAATAGTCATTTGTGCGGCAGTTTCATGAATCGCGGCCGGCAGAGTTTACATTTTTATTGATATAACAGAAATTAGAATTCAGTATTCGATATTAAATATCACTAACTATGAGCACTGATCCGAGGCAGCGATCTGTTAGCCGGACTGCATGATATCAGGGAAAAGGTCACTCCTACACTTCATCTATAACTTGACAAAGTCTTGCAATTCtcacaaaaataacaaactgaAC from Montipora foliosa isolate CH-2021 chromosome 7, ASM3666993v2, whole genome shotgun sequence includes the following:
- the LOC138010553 gene encoding uncharacterized protein, encoding MKNPLFVVHMKMKMLYLVAALFTVAVSFKPVEGKYKVTLAIYSGVPDPVWTVDYGHESFQMVTKYLQEARDLGMTYQREHMAATLGYKGFLVHESDAKEAELIVGKETKDLQYLLLETMPKGRISDDLLNRIQHGIAESIDMPQEAMGQEVSQAPIAGYAPRLNLRRWNDYSLVRINNNCYNYANDKITNSFAQPGNASGYHLPPAKELTAEVVLAAAKSDGLLQLNVGPNDPVPAAPKHPNCLVALVVAKGEDFHWYRLDHNGFWSQKPGGTNATNLDGKGDLIHDPRKAVNLPNGPDYSFVSFMEIFTNIIDGPAGPHP